The proteins below come from a single Archangium lipolyticum genomic window:
- a CDS encoding efflux RND transporter permease subunit, which produces MFVDFFIRRPVFAAVCSILLTLVGLIAIPTLPIAQYPDLAPPQVTVTSTYVGASAEVVESAVTIPLEQEINGVEGMRYITSTSSNDGTSQITVTFEPTRDIEVAAVDVQNRVSRAAARLPAQVNQTGIVVNKASSQMLLTIGLSSPDNRYDAQFLSNYADVNLKDAVKRVRGVGDVRIFGERKFSMRLWLNPTALASRGLTPQDVVRVLQEQNLQVAAGQVGQPPSSTEQPYQIAVRARGRLVEPEEFGEIVLMRNTDGKLVRVKDVGRVELGAESYGTLLRFNGKTGVGMAIMQLPTANALDVRDGVLKEMDRLAQQFPPGLEYALGNDTTLAVRASVNEVVRTLIEAIALVILVIFLFLHGWRSVLITAITLPVSLVGTFAFVYLMGFSINTLTLFGLTLATGLVVDDAIVVIENIERLMAERGLSAFEAAREGMKEVSGAVVAISIVLVAVFIPVALFPGTTGSIYRQFALTIAASVGLSTFCALTLTPALSARLLKHHHGEKWVFFRMMDRALDWTKDTYGRGLRRVLKHPWIIFAVFLLCLAGTVLLFRAAPTGFIPDEDQGYLIISVQGPEGMSLTQTEKVLAQVEKVLKAQPEIVTMFAIGGFSFQGTGPNYATIFTPLKPWEERRQPGQSVAALVERLRGPLAGIGGARVMPLQPPAIRGVGSVGGFQFIVEDVAGGRSLDELASAVQEVVANANQESQLRGVYTSFNADTPLLDVEVDRQKAKALGVPIEQVFGTMQLYMGSQYVNDFNYANRTYRVYVQAEQQFRDSPQDIGAFYVRTEGGSMIPLESLVKVNPTSSAQVIRHYNLFRAAEINGQAAPGVSSGQALAAMEQLAAQALPQGMSSEWTGISLEQKESGGQTMIIFALGLLFVFLVLAAQYESFSLPFVIILSVPLAVMGALALQLARGFANDVFCQVGLVMLVGLASKNAILIVEFAEQLREGGKNTVDAVVTAAEVRLRPILMTSIAFLLGVVPLMTASGAGAAARNSLGTAVFGGMLVSTVVNFLFIPGLYVLMQRLRGEAKRTHAEHGEQPIAPAPAP; this is translated from the coding sequence GTGTTCGTCGACTTTTTCATCCGCAGGCCCGTCTTCGCCGCCGTCTGCTCCATCCTGCTGACGCTGGTGGGGCTGATCGCCATTCCCACCCTCCCCATTGCCCAGTACCCGGATCTCGCCCCACCCCAGGTGACCGTCACCAGCACCTACGTGGGCGCGAGCGCCGAGGTGGTGGAGAGCGCCGTCACCATCCCGCTGGAGCAGGAGATCAACGGCGTGGAGGGCATGCGGTACATCACCTCCACCAGCAGCAACGACGGCACGAGCCAGATCACCGTCACCTTCGAGCCCACGCGTGACATCGAAGTGGCCGCCGTGGACGTGCAGAACCGCGTGAGCCGTGCCGCCGCGCGCCTGCCCGCCCAGGTGAACCAGACGGGCATCGTCGTCAACAAGGCCTCCAGCCAGATGTTGCTGACGATCGGCCTGTCCAGCCCCGACAACCGCTACGACGCGCAGTTCCTCAGCAACTACGCGGACGTGAACCTCAAGGACGCCGTCAAGCGCGTGCGCGGCGTGGGCGACGTGCGCATCTTCGGCGAGCGCAAGTTCTCCATGCGCCTGTGGCTCAACCCCACCGCGCTCGCCAGCCGCGGCCTCACCCCCCAGGACGTGGTGCGGGTGCTCCAGGAGCAGAACCTCCAGGTGGCCGCGGGCCAGGTGGGCCAGCCTCCCTCCAGCACCGAGCAGCCCTACCAGATCGCCGTGCGGGCGCGCGGACGGCTCGTCGAGCCCGAGGAGTTCGGGGAGATCGTCCTGATGCGCAACACGGACGGGAAGCTCGTGCGCGTGAAGGACGTGGGCCGCGTGGAGCTCGGCGCGGAGAGCTACGGAACGCTCCTGCGCTTCAATGGGAAGACGGGCGTGGGCATGGCCATCATGCAGCTGCCCACCGCCAACGCGCTGGACGTGCGTGACGGCGTCCTCAAGGAGATGGACCGGCTGGCCCAGCAATTCCCTCCGGGGCTCGAGTACGCGCTGGGCAACGACACCACGCTCGCGGTGCGCGCCTCCGTCAACGAGGTGGTGCGGACGCTCATCGAGGCCATCGCGCTGGTCATCCTCGTCATCTTCCTGTTCCTGCACGGCTGGCGCAGCGTGCTCATCACCGCCATCACCCTGCCCGTCTCGCTGGTGGGAACCTTCGCGTTCGTCTACCTGATGGGCTTCTCCATCAACACGCTCACCCTGTTCGGCCTGACCCTGGCCACGGGCCTCGTGGTGGACGACGCCATCGTGGTCATCGAGAACATCGAACGGTTGATGGCCGAGCGGGGCCTGTCGGCCTTCGAGGCGGCGCGAGAGGGCATGAAGGAAGTGTCGGGCGCGGTGGTGGCCATCTCCATCGTGCTGGTGGCGGTGTTCATCCCCGTGGCGCTCTTCCCTGGCACCACGGGCTCCATCTACCGCCAGTTCGCGCTGACCATCGCCGCGTCGGTGGGCCTGTCCACCTTCTGCGCCCTCACCCTCACGCCGGCCCTGAGCGCGCGGCTGCTCAAGCACCACCACGGGGAGAAGTGGGTCTTCTTCCGCATGATGGACCGGGCGCTCGACTGGACGAAGGACACCTATGGCCGGGGGCTGCGCCGCGTGCTGAAGCACCCCTGGATCATCTTCGCGGTGTTCCTCCTGTGCCTGGCCGGCACGGTGCTGCTCTTCCGTGCGGCGCCCACCGGCTTCATCCCCGACGAGGACCAGGGCTACCTCATCATCTCCGTGCAGGGCCCCGAGGGCATGTCGCTCACGCAGACGGAGAAGGTGCTGGCCCAGGTGGAGAAGGTGCTGAAGGCCCAGCCGGAGATCGTGACGATGTTCGCCATCGGCGGGTTCTCCTTCCAGGGAACCGGGCCCAACTACGCCACCATCTTCACCCCGCTCAAGCCCTGGGAGGAGCGGCGCCAGCCGGGGCAGTCCGTGGCCGCGCTGGTGGAGCGGCTGCGAGGACCCCTGGCCGGCATTGGTGGCGCACGCGTGATGCCGCTGCAGCCCCCCGCCATCCGCGGCGTGGGCAGCGTGGGCGGCTTCCAGTTCATCGTCGAGGACGTGGCGGGTGGCCGCTCCCTGGATGAGCTGGCCTCGGCCGTCCAGGAGGTGGTGGCGAACGCCAACCAGGAGAGCCAGCTGCGCGGCGTCTACACCTCTTTCAACGCGGACACGCCCCTGCTGGACGTCGAGGTGGATCGCCAGAAGGCCAAGGCGCTCGGTGTGCCCATCGAGCAGGTGTTCGGCACGATGCAGCTCTACATGGGCAGCCAGTACGTCAACGACTTCAACTACGCGAACCGCACCTACCGCGTCTATGTGCAGGCCGAGCAGCAGTTCCGCGACAGCCCGCAGGACATCGGCGCCTTCTACGTGCGCACCGAGGGCGGGTCGATGATCCCCCTGGAGTCGCTGGTGAAGGTCAATCCCACCTCCTCCGCCCAGGTCATCCGCCACTACAACCTCTTCCGCGCCGCGGAGATCAACGGACAGGCCGCTCCGGGCGTCTCCTCGGGTCAGGCGCTGGCGGCCATGGAACAGCTGGCCGCGCAGGCGCTCCCCCAGGGCATGAGCTCGGAATGGACGGGCATCAGCCTCGAGCAGAAGGAGAGCGGCGGTCAGACGATGATCATCTTCGCGCTGGGCCTGCTGTTCGTCTTCCTGGTGCTCGCGGCCCAGTACGAGAGCTTCAGCCTGCCCTTCGTCATCATCCTCTCGGTGCCGCTGGCCGTCATGGGCGCCCTGGCGCTTCAGTTGGCGCGTGGCTTCGCCAATGACGTCTTCTGCCAGGTCGGACTGGTGATGCTGGTGGGTCTGGCCAGCAAGAACGCCATCCTCATCGTGGAGTTCGCCGAGCAGCTGCGCGAGGGTGGCAAGAACACCGTGGATGCGGTGGTGACGGCCGCCGAGGTGCGCCTGCGGCCCATCCTCATGACCTCCATCGCCTTCCTGCTGGGCGTGGTGCCGCTGATGACGGCGTCTGGCGCCGGCGCCGCCGCGCGCAACTCGCTGGGGACGGCCGTCTTCGGAGGAATGCTGGTGTCCACCGTGGTCAACTTCCTCTTCATCCCCGGCCTGTACGTGCTGATGCAGCGGCTGCGGGGTGAGGCGAAGCGGACGCACGCGGAGCACGGGGAGCAGCCCATCGCCCCCGCCCCCGCGCCGTGA
- a CDS encoding FAD-dependent oxidoreductase has product MRLPLELPKLSIGRLSPERLASSSRARLPRAPEGRRAAIVGGGLAGMAAATVLAERGVHVTVIEREPFLGGRVGGWRDRLSDGEPFDMERGFHAFFRQYYNLRALLRRVDPRLERLRRLEDYPILGPGGSVESFSNLPALPPFNLIGLVRRTSSLKLTELRHIDVRSGLAMLAFDMERTYATFDHRNAREYLDSLRFPPHARRMLFDVFSHSFFNPEEEMSAAELLMMFHFYFMGNPEGLVFDVLDESFASALWLPLRRYLEERHVRFQLGRSVTAVTPCVDGGFRLRVEGGEPVEADAVVLATPVPALQRIVADSPELLDKKWRAKVRALALTSPFAVWRLWMDRPTVPGRHPFVGTTGMGMIDNISLYHLFEGESRRWAARTGGSVVELHAYGLPPGADEEEVRRELLGALHQLYPELAGARVLEERFLLRQDCPAFAPGSFQERPTVETASPRVALAGDFVRLPIPTALMERATTSGFMAANHLLAGWGTQGEEIWSVPRTGLLAGLPLPGV; this is encoded by the coding sequence ATGCGCCTTCCGCTCGAACTGCCGAAGCTGTCCATCGGGCGCCTCTCTCCCGAGCGGCTTGCTTCCTCTTCCCGGGCCCGGCTCCCGCGTGCGCCAGAAGGCCGCCGTGCGGCGATCGTGGGCGGCGGGTTGGCGGGCATGGCGGCCGCCACCGTCCTGGCCGAGCGCGGCGTCCACGTCACCGTCATCGAGCGCGAGCCCTTCCTCGGGGGCCGGGTAGGGGGCTGGAGGGATCGCCTGTCGGACGGCGAGCCCTTCGACATGGAGCGCGGCTTCCACGCCTTCTTCCGCCAGTACTACAACCTGCGGGCGCTGCTGCGCCGGGTGGATCCCCGGCTGGAGCGTCTGCGCAGGTTGGAGGACTACCCCATCCTCGGTCCTGGGGGCAGCGTGGAGTCTTTCTCCAACCTCCCCGCGCTCCCGCCCTTCAATCTCATCGGTCTCGTCCGCCGCACCTCCTCGTTGAAGCTGACGGAGCTGCGCCACATCGATGTCCGGTCCGGCCTGGCGATGCTGGCGTTCGACATGGAGCGGACGTACGCCACGTTCGATCACCGCAATGCGCGCGAGTACCTGGACTCGCTCCGTTTCCCGCCGCACGCCCGGCGCATGCTCTTCGATGTCTTCTCCCACTCCTTCTTCAACCCGGAGGAGGAGATGTCGGCGGCCGAGCTGCTGATGATGTTCCACTTCTACTTCATGGGGAATCCGGAGGGCCTCGTCTTCGACGTGCTCGACGAGTCGTTCGCCTCGGCGCTCTGGCTCCCGCTGAGGCGTTACCTGGAGGAGCGGCACGTCCGGTTCCAACTCGGCCGTTCGGTCACCGCGGTGACCCCGTGCGTGGACGGCGGGTTCCGGCTCCGGGTGGAAGGAGGCGAGCCCGTCGAGGCGGACGCGGTGGTGCTCGCCACTCCCGTGCCCGCGCTCCAGCGGATCGTCGCGGACTCACCGGAGCTGCTCGACAAGAAGTGGCGCGCGAAGGTGAGGGCGCTCGCGCTGACCTCGCCGTTCGCGGTCTGGCGGTTGTGGATGGATCGGCCGACGGTGCCGGGCCGTCATCCCTTCGTGGGCACCACGGGGATGGGGATGATCGACAACATCTCGCTCTACCATCTCTTCGAGGGCGAGAGTCGGCGCTGGGCGGCGCGGACCGGGGGCTCGGTGGTCGAGCTCCATGCCTATGGCCTGCCACCGGGAGCCGACGAGGAGGAGGTGAGGCGCGAGCTCCTCGGGGCCCTGCATCAGCTCTATCCGGAGCTCGCCGGCGCACGCGTTCTCGAGGAGCGATTCCTGCTGCGCCAGGATTGCCCCGCGTTCGCGCCGGGCTCCTTCCAGGAGCGTCCCACGGTGGAGACGGCATCGCCACGGGTGGCGCTCGCTGGAGACTTCGTCCGCCTGCCCATTCCCACCGCGCTGATGGAGCGGGCCACCACCTCGGGCTTCATGGCGGCCAACCACCTGCTGGCGGGTTGGGGCACTCAGGGCGAGGAGATCTGGTCCGTGCCCAGGACCGGGCTGCTGGCCGGCCTGCCCCTCCCCGGCGTGTGA
- a CDS encoding ABC1 kinase family protein: MSKSRNPPRGRLARIGKVAALSARGSAGLAWRAVRKLAGAETEAIDRSTLGHFAHVLGEMKGAAMKLGQALSMDVDALPPELRQIIARLQSEAPPIPVEEIAEIIEAELGAPPERLFAEFSREPLAAASLGQVHAARLEDGREVVVKVQYPGIAEAVESDFDNLSTLARAAGLTTKLLDGRRYVDELRSEVVRETDYLLEAERARRFAEVLSSEPELVVPLPVPERSSGHVLCLTRVRGRTLQQFIDSAPDASARWRVSELLIRAVHGPFFSAALLHADPHPGNFLVTEEGRLALLDFGCVKTFRPEFVEAIRAFMRSEVLGLPYDPLAGVRAAGFEVDTDEATARSLLSEILEIATRPLRTNVYDYARDTSVPDMRALGLRRAGDFLRVRPPAEAVMLGRAVGGCAQNLRALGARGDFRSVYLRVLERG, translated from the coding sequence ATGTCCAAGTCCCGGAACCCGCCCCGTGGCCGCCTGGCCCGAATCGGCAAGGTGGCCGCGCTCTCCGCTCGGGGCTCGGCGGGACTGGCCTGGCGAGCCGTCCGCAAGCTGGCGGGCGCGGAGACGGAGGCGATTGACCGCTCCACCCTCGGTCATTTCGCCCACGTGCTGGGTGAGATGAAGGGCGCCGCGATGAAGCTCGGCCAGGCGCTCTCGATGGACGTGGATGCACTCCCTCCAGAGCTGCGGCAGATCATCGCCCGCCTGCAGAGCGAGGCACCGCCCATCCCAGTGGAGGAGATCGCGGAGATCATCGAGGCGGAGCTGGGCGCTCCGCCCGAGCGGCTGTTCGCCGAGTTCTCGCGTGAGCCCCTGGCCGCCGCCTCGCTCGGGCAGGTTCATGCCGCCCGCCTGGAAGATGGCCGCGAGGTGGTGGTCAAGGTCCAGTATCCCGGCATCGCCGAAGCGGTCGAGTCCGACTTCGACAACCTCTCCACCCTGGCCCGCGCGGCGGGTCTGACCACGAAGCTGCTCGATGGCCGCCGCTACGTGGATGAGCTCCGGAGCGAAGTGGTGCGGGAGACGGATTACCTGCTCGAGGCGGAGCGGGCCCGCCGTTTCGCGGAGGTCCTCTCGTCCGAACCGGAGCTGGTCGTTCCCCTGCCGGTACCGGAACGTTCGTCAGGTCATGTGCTTTGTCTGACCCGGGTGCGCGGCAGGACGCTCCAGCAGTTCATCGACTCCGCGCCTGACGCGAGCGCACGTTGGCGGGTGAGCGAGCTGCTCATCCGCGCCGTGCACGGCCCCTTCTTCTCCGCGGCGCTGCTCCACGCGGATCCGCACCCTGGCAACTTCCTCGTCACCGAGGAGGGCCGGCTGGCCCTGCTCGACTTCGGGTGCGTGAAGACGTTCCGCCCCGAGTTCGTCGAGGCCATTCGTGCCTTCATGCGGTCCGAGGTGCTCGGGTTGCCCTACGACCCTCTGGCCGGCGTCCGCGCCGCGGGCTTCGAGGTGGACACCGACGAGGCCACCGCCCGGAGTCTGCTCTCGGAGATCCTGGAGATCGCCACCCGGCCCCTGCGCACGAATGTCTACGACTACGCGCGGGACACCTCGGTGCCGGACATGCGGGCGCTGGGCCTGCGCCGGGCCGGTGACTTCCTGCGCGTCCGTCCGCCAGCGGAGGCGGTGATGCTCGGGCGCGCGGTGGGCGGCTGCGCGCAGAACCTGCGAGCCCTGGGCGCCCGAGGCGATTTCCGGTCCGTCTACCTGCGGGTGCTCGAGCGTGGCTGA
- a CDS encoding efflux RND transporter periplasmic adaptor subunit gives MGVWGAALVVGASGCGNKPAAKAPPPAREIEVVQLAPSEVRDTGEYLGTLMSRQSVNVLPQVAGYVRRIHVRPGQKVEAGAPLIDVDAREETAALETARAQRTSSEVNLEQARRTRARIESLYKEGLASAQELEQARAQVDALEANTRAAAATEAQREVQLGFNTVRAPFAGTVGDVLVRVGDFVSATTPLTSVAQADVLEVSVAVPSERARSLRPETPLEVLDSNGKVLLTSTVFFVAPQADPRTQLVEVKAAFRNTVGLRPSELVRARLVYSTRNALQLPALAVVRQSGQPFALVVTDKGGQKVVERRPIKLGALGELAYVVESGLKEGEQVAVTSLQALRDGAPVKVKGTVAQAGTQAATAGGGAAGGSR, from the coding sequence ATGGGAGTGTGGGGTGCCGCGCTGGTGGTGGGCGCCTCGGGTTGTGGCAACAAGCCGGCGGCCAAGGCGCCGCCCCCCGCGCGTGAGATCGAGGTGGTACAGCTCGCGCCCAGCGAGGTGCGGGATACCGGCGAGTACCTGGGCACGCTGATGTCGCGCCAGAGCGTCAACGTGCTGCCCCAGGTGGCCGGCTACGTGCGCCGCATCCACGTGCGCCCGGGCCAGAAGGTGGAGGCAGGTGCGCCCCTCATCGACGTGGATGCGCGCGAGGAGACGGCGGCGCTCGAGACGGCCCGCGCCCAGCGCACCTCCTCCGAGGTGAACCTGGAGCAGGCCCGCCGCACGCGCGCCCGCATCGAGTCCCTCTACAAGGAAGGGCTGGCGAGCGCCCAGGAGCTGGAGCAGGCCCGGGCCCAGGTGGACGCGCTGGAGGCCAACACGCGCGCCGCCGCCGCCACGGAGGCCCAGCGCGAGGTGCAGCTCGGGTTCAACACCGTGCGCGCTCCCTTCGCCGGCACGGTGGGCGACGTGCTGGTGCGCGTGGGCGACTTCGTGAGCGCCACCACGCCGCTGACCAGCGTGGCCCAGGCGGACGTGCTCGAGGTGAGCGTGGCGGTGCCGTCCGAGCGGGCCCGCTCGCTGCGGCCCGAGACGCCGCTCGAGGTGCTCGACTCGAACGGGAAGGTGCTGCTCACCAGCACCGTCTTCTTCGTCGCGCCCCAGGCGGATCCCCGCACCCAGCTGGTGGAGGTGAAGGCCGCCTTCCGCAACACCGTGGGCCTGCGTCCCAGCGAGCTGGTGCGCGCGCGCCTCGTCTACTCCACGCGCAACGCCCTGCAGCTGCCGGCGCTCGCGGTGGTGCGCCAGAGCGGCCAGCCGTTCGCCCTGGTGGTGACGGACAAGGGAGGCCAGAAGGTGGTGGAGCGCCGCCCCATCAAGCTCGGAGCGCTCGGGGAGCTGGCCTACGTGGTGGAGAGTGGATTGAAGGAGGGCGAGCAGGTGGCCGTCACCTCGTTGCAGGCGCTGCGTGATGGGGCGCCTGTGAAGGTGAAGGGCACGGTCGCCCAGGCCGGAACGCAAGCAGCGACCGCTGGCGGTGGAGCCGCCGGGGGCAGCCGGTAG
- a CDS encoding TolC family protein: protein MLLRPTYLLAVLLAAPALAQQQEPLVPPPPLFQPQVDDPMLVPAPPAAKLVGTWEEALGLVRERSTDLRTAQANVERAEGRWRQALSLLLPNARVSAGVAIDVLNPNNPVGLTGAPVITPPGTERQPTVPLGSGTVSLTQSVVDFSAWRGLASADKAEDSARANLQDVQRRLTLGLARTLVATVAAERTAEINRVGLRRAIERAALTQRSFELGAGTQLDVVRVRQDVEVARQALISGDEQLRRAREALGLSLGFPQEVGVSTSFNLQGLVEQTRATCAPLKALSERPDLEAARTNLESTRESRRQASAGYLPSLGLTSGLNALTTDPGPGRVATWSIAAVLSVPIWEGGLRGGLVRERAGLEQQAAESLERTRREVDVEVARARRNVEVAESLVKTATESRELAAKTDQLTRRAYEVGRGSSLELVQSGAALRQAELSLALREFELVQARLDAFLTEARCDW from the coding sequence ATGCTCCTCAGACCCACATACCTCCTCGCGGTGCTCCTCGCGGCCCCGGCCCTGGCACAACAGCAGGAGCCGCTCGTGCCGCCGCCGCCCCTGTTCCAGCCGCAGGTGGATGATCCGATGCTCGTCCCCGCCCCTCCCGCCGCCAAGCTGGTGGGGACCTGGGAGGAGGCGCTCGGGTTGGTGCGCGAGCGCTCCACGGACCTGCGCACCGCCCAGGCCAACGTCGAGCGCGCCGAGGGCCGCTGGCGCCAAGCGCTGTCGCTGCTGTTGCCCAACGCCCGCGTGTCGGCGGGGGTCGCCATCGACGTGCTCAACCCCAACAACCCCGTGGGGCTCACGGGCGCGCCGGTCATCACGCCGCCCGGAACCGAGCGCCAACCCACCGTGCCGCTCGGCAGCGGAACGGTGTCCTTGACGCAGTCGGTGGTGGACTTCAGCGCCTGGCGCGGGCTGGCGTCGGCCGACAAGGCCGAGGACAGCGCCCGGGCTAACCTCCAGGACGTGCAGCGCCGCCTCACCCTGGGGCTGGCGCGCACCCTGGTGGCCACCGTGGCCGCCGAGCGCACCGCGGAGATCAACCGCGTGGGCCTGCGCCGGGCCATCGAGCGCGCCGCGCTCACCCAGCGCTCCTTCGAGCTGGGCGCGGGCACCCAGCTGGACGTGGTGCGCGTGCGCCAGGACGTGGAGGTGGCGCGGCAGGCGCTCATCTCCGGTGACGAGCAGCTGCGCCGCGCCCGGGAGGCGCTCGGCCTGTCCCTGGGCTTCCCCCAGGAGGTGGGCGTGAGCACGTCCTTCAACCTCCAGGGGCTGGTGGAGCAGACCCGCGCCACCTGCGCGCCGCTGAAGGCCCTGAGCGAGCGGCCCGACCTGGAGGCCGCGCGCACCAACCTGGAGTCGACGCGCGAGAGCAGGCGCCAGGCTTCCGCCGGGTACCTCCCCTCGCTCGGCCTCACCAGCGGCCTGAATGCGCTCACCACGGATCCCGGCCCCGGACGGGTGGCCACCTGGAGCATCGCCGCCGTGCTGTCGGTGCCCATCTGGGAAGGCGGTCTGCGGGGCGGGCTGGTGCGTGAGCGCGCGGGCCTCGAGCAGCAGGCGGCCGAGTCGCTCGAGCGCACCCGGCGCGAGGTGGACGTGGAGGTGGCGCGCGCCCGGCGGAACGTGGAGGTGGCCGAGTCGCTGGTGAAGACGGCGACCGAGTCCCGGGAGCTGGCCGCGAAGACGGACCAGCTCACCCGCCGTGCTTATGAGGTAGGCCGCGGCAGCAGCCTGGAGCTGGTGCAAAGCGGTGCGGCCCTGCGACAGGCGGAGCTGTCGCTGGCCCTGCGTGAATTCGAACTCGTCCAGGCGCGCCTGGACGCATTCTTGACGGAGGCCCGGTGCGACTGGTGA
- a CDS encoding FAD-dependent oxidoreductase: MLELEEIKARVREAGGPELLERLERLDAERVRPPVEARFVRAPGRGTRPDFDVVLVGGGLSLLFAPVLASLGLKVGVFERARAAVAHREWNISRPELAPLTASGLFRPEEVESLIVARYERGVCRWHGGGEYPVQGVLDHAVDAGRLLSEIRRRAERRGVAFHDGHSLVGMGEGSEAVRLLFERTGGGRAEVTARVVLDARGISSPHATADLLCPTVGGVLAGLKEGTAPDELDPRVGDILVTTEGVEEGRQHIWEGFPGRPGEATVYLFYYARARKIRQHALLQLYGRFFERLGGYKRGAPRLLRPTFGYIPGWSRLVPPPSAPGRRVVLVGDAAARHSPLTYCGFGAMMRSFLPGSRAIAAALASDRFPLGSIVHDTPLHSVTGALALFMAVPPREPERRDEVNRLLDTAFAALHEMGNDVYASLLKDQMPGPDFVRFLQHIAWKRPRVYRDALTLAGFGPLAVVRWLEGLSRVLLLRPLPP, translated from the coding sequence GTGCTGGAACTCGAGGAGATCAAGGCCCGGGTTCGCGAGGCGGGAGGGCCCGAGTTGCTCGAACGTCTGGAGCGGCTCGATGCGGAGCGCGTCCGGCCGCCTGTCGAGGCGCGCTTCGTGCGCGCACCCGGAAGGGGCACCCGCCCGGACTTCGACGTGGTGCTCGTGGGCGGCGGCCTGTCGCTGCTGTTCGCGCCCGTGCTGGCCAGCCTGGGCCTGAAGGTCGGGGTGTTCGAGCGGGCCCGGGCGGCGGTGGCTCATCGCGAGTGGAACATCAGCCGTCCCGAGCTCGCGCCCCTGACGGCGAGCGGCCTCTTCCGGCCAGAGGAGGTGGAGTCGCTCATCGTCGCCCGCTACGAGCGGGGCGTCTGCCGCTGGCATGGTGGTGGTGAGTATCCGGTCCAGGGCGTGCTCGACCACGCCGTCGATGCCGGCCGGCTCCTCTCGGAGATCCGCCGCCGTGCCGAGCGGCGCGGCGTCGCCTTCCACGATGGGCATTCCCTGGTGGGCATGGGCGAGGGTTCCGAGGCGGTGCGCCTGCTGTTCGAGCGGACCGGAGGCGGACGAGCCGAGGTGACCGCCCGCGTGGTGCTCGATGCGCGGGGCATCTCCAGTCCCCATGCGACCGCGGATCTCCTCTGTCCCACCGTGGGAGGCGTGCTCGCCGGACTGAAGGAAGGCACCGCTCCCGACGAGCTGGATCCCCGGGTGGGCGACATCCTGGTGACGACCGAGGGCGTGGAGGAGGGGCGCCAGCACATCTGGGAGGGGTTTCCCGGGCGCCCGGGCGAGGCGACGGTCTACCTGTTCTATTACGCGCGGGCACGGAAGATCCGGCAGCATGCGCTGCTCCAGCTCTACGGGCGGTTCTTCGAGCGGCTCGGAGGGTACAAGCGGGGAGCGCCGCGTCTCCTCCGGCCGACGTTCGGCTACATCCCGGGCTGGTCGCGGCTGGTGCCGCCTCCGAGTGCCCCGGGGCGCCGCGTGGTGCTGGTGGGCGATGCGGCCGCGCGCCATTCGCCGCTCACCTACTGCGGCTTCGGCGCGATGATGCGCTCGTTCCTCCCCGGGTCGAGGGCCATCGCCGCCGCGCTCGCGAGCGACCGTTTCCCATTGGGGTCGATCGTCCACGACACGCCGCTGCACTCGGTGACCGGGGCGCTGGCGCTCTTCATGGCCGTGCCTCCGCGCGAGCCGGAGCGCCGCGACGAGGTGAACCGGCTCCTGGATACCGCCTTCGCCGCGCTCCACGAGATGGGCAATGACGTCTACGCGTCACTGCTCAAAGACCAGATGCCCGGGCCCGATTTCGTGCGCTTCCTCCAGCACATCGCGTGGAAGCGGCCCCGGGTCTACAGGGATGCCCTCACGCTCGCGGGCTTCGGTCCGCTCGCCGTCGTCCGATGGTTGGAGGGGCTCTCCCGCGTGTTGCTCCTTCGGCCCCTCCCACCCTGA